In one window of Geotrypetes seraphini chromosome 3, aGeoSer1.1, whole genome shotgun sequence DNA:
- the KDM8 gene encoding bifunctional peptidase and arginyl-hydroxylase JMJD5, translated as MNSLWCEVQEVLPRTREGMQFGFSETVNDSVIYLLQQARELLYEGSEDVCLAVSEMILDFSWERLNSDTWKNVAKEWRQVYSYGCLFKAVCLCRKEGALEEAMRTCDMGLLMGAAILDNVILRLGNILQNRLTCRKRIAEDGADGCSRKKTKHDPLPVPLLSSSESLIPHLHCPSLEHFKENYLIPQQPVVLSGITGHWPCMKKWSLAYIREVAGCRTVPVELGSRYTDDEWSQTLMTVNDFIDKYIEDQQSGVGYLAQHQLFDQIPELKQDICIPDYCCLGEGDEEDITINAWFGPAGTISPLHQDPQQNFLAQAVGRKYIRLYSPGEAENVYPHETHILHNTSQVDVENPNLEKFPKFAEATYKECILTPGQVLFIPVKYWHYVRALDISFSVSFWWS; from the coding sequence ATGAACTCCCTGTGGTGCGAAGTGCAGGAAGTGCTGCCAAGGACCAGGGAAGGCATGCAGTTTGGCTTTAGCGAGACGGTGAACGACAGCGTGATCTATTTGCTGCAGCAAGCTCGAGAGCTGCTGTACGAGGGGAGCGAGGACGTGTGCTTGGCCGTGAGTGAAATGATCCTAGACTTCTCATGGGAGAGACTGAACAGTGACACCTGGAAAAATGTGGCCAAGGAATGGAGGCAGGTCTATTCTTATGGCTGCCTTTTTAAGGCCGTGTGCCTTTGCCGCAAGGAAGGTGCCCTGGAAGAAGCCATGAGGACCTGTGATATGGGACTGCTGATgggagcagccattttggatAACGTTATTCTTCGACTTGGAAATATTCTTCAGAACCGTCTCACTTGTAGGAAGAGGATTGCTGAGGACGGAGCTGATGGCTGTAGTAGAAAGAAAACCAAGCATGACCCTCTCCCAGTTCCTCTGCTGAGCTCTTCTGAGTCATTGATTCCACACCTTCACTGTCCTTCTCTAGAACACTTCAAGGAGAATTACTTGATTCCCCAACAGCCTGTGGTTTTGAGTGGGATAACTGGGCATTGGCCTTGCATGAAGAAATGGAGCCTGGCTTACATACGTGAAGTAGCTGGGTGCCGAACGGTGCCAGTGGAACTTGGTTCCAGATATACTGATGATGAATGGTCCCAGACCCTCATGACGGTAAACGACTTTATTGATAAATATATAGAGGATCAGCAGAGTGGTGTTGGATACCTGGCCCAGCATCAGCTTTTTGATCAAATACCAGAACTGAAGCAGGATATTTGCATTCCAGATTACTGCTGCCTTGGTGAAGGGGATGAAGAGGACATTACCATCAATGCTTGGTTTGGCCCAGCAGGAACCATCTCGCCACTTCATCAAGATCCGCAACAAAATTTCTTAGCCCAGGCTGTAGGGAGAAAATACATTCGTCTTTATTCCCCTGGTGAAGCAGAAAATGTATACCCACACGAAACCCATATTCTTCACAATACCAGCCAAGTGGATGTGGAAAACCCAAACTTGGAGAAGTTCCCAAAGTTTGCAGAAGCCACATACAAAGAATGTATTTTGACACCTGGGCAAGTTTTGTTTATTCCAGTTAAATACTGGCATTATGTGCGAGCTCTTGATATCAGTTTTTCTGTCAGTTTTTGGTGGTCATGA